The Faecalibacterium sp. I3-3-89 sequence GCGGCGTGCTGCACCAGCTGGCAGATGCCGACGGTGTAGCTGTCGCCGGAAGCGGCAGCAGAGCCTGCTGCGGCAGAACTTGCCACAGAAGAAGCCGCTGCGGAGGAGGCAGAAGAGCCGCCGCAGGCGGTCAGGGCAGCAGCAGCGCCGCAGACAGCGGCGGCAGCCAGAAACGAACGACGAGTGATTTTACGCATAATGATTACTCCCTCATTTTTCGCTCACGCGGCCACAGGATGCCGCGCAAACACGCATTTCAATGTCCAGCAGAGCGATCTCTGCTTTACACTCGTGAAGTATAGCACGATTTCCCTCCGTTGGCAACGCTCTTTCGGCCCTAATTATCGATTAGAGTGCATCTATCCATCACTTTTTTCGATAGGCATTTCTTCTCTGCTGATACTCCGTCAGTTTTTGCAGTGCTTCGTCCAGCCAGACGAGGTTTGCTTCCAGCTGCGGCAGGTAGGCCTGCCCGTAGTCGAACCGGAAATAGAGGGCCTGCCAGAGCTTCGCCTGCATCCGGCGGCGCAGCGGCGGCTCGAGGGCAGCGTCCAGCGGCTCCACCACGTCCTCCAGCTCCATGCAGGTCTGTGCCCAGCGGACGTCGGTCTTTTCCCGGGCGGGCACATCGTAGCGGGCCAGATAGTCCTCCACCCGCGCCGCAAAGACCGTTCCCCCGCAGCCGGTGGGCTGCAAAAAGTAGCGCACCTCCCCTTCCCGGCTGATCTCCTGCGCCAGCGGGTAGAGGGCGCAGACCAGCGGCTCGGCGTCGTGGATGGCGCAGTGGTCTTCGGTGAGGAAGGGGCAGTTGTTCCGCTCCTCCTTCACGGGGGCCAGCCGCAGCACCGGCAGATGGCTCACCGGCCCGATGGACGCCCGGCAGAAGGCCCGGGCCACGGTCTGGGGCGGCAGGCGGAGGCGGGCCGCGATGCGCCAGAGGTCGAAGCCCGACAGCACGATGTCCTCCCGCCCCCGGCAGCAGTCGCCGCAGCCTGCGCAGGCGAAGGAAAACGCCTCGTCCCGCCCCAGCAGCGGGGCCGTGCGGGCAAAATCGACCCGTCCGCAGAGGTCGAGCTGTGAATCCTTGAGCATATGATCTCTCCTGTATACTGTGGTGAATTATATGGCCAAGTGACCATTTAATAATATAGATACGTTATATTTCCCCAGTTGGTCCGTTTGGCCAAGTGACATGGATTGGCCAAGTGACCCACTTGGTCAGCTATGCTCAGTTGGCCACCTTGGCCAAGTGGATATTTCGACATAGCAACGATGGAAAAGTGTCACTTGGTCAGATAACCTGCGTGGCTCGGAGGGGGGAAGGAAAACCTCTCCGTCAGCGCTGAAGCGCTGACACCTCCCCTATCGAGGGGAGGCCTTGGCATTCCGCAAAGCTTTCCCTCTTCGCCAGAGGCTCCCCTACTAGGGGCAACGGCGACGACCGCCGCCAGCGGCGGAAACAGGGAGGAGCTGTTGGGGCAGCGGCCAGCAGGATGCAAGCGACAGCGAAGCAGACGCTGGGTGCCGCAACCCGGCCTTGGCGCGGAGCGCCTGAGAGGTTGTACGAAGGACAGCCTTTCCGAAAGCCTCTCCCTCACTCAAACCTCTTCGCCGGTATCACGATAGCCCCGAACAGCGAGGCGATATACACCACCAGCACCGCGCCCCACACCTGCCAGCCGGTAGCGCGCTCGAACAGGACAGCCCCCGCCGTGCAGGGCGGCACCAGCACCAGCGACGCCATCGACCAGACCCGGAACGCCCGCAGGATATGCTTCCAGTTGCGGTTGTTGTAGTACACCCCCGGGATGTGGATGTGGAACGCACCCTGTGCAAAGTTGCAGATGCGGTTTTCGTCGTAGTAGCGGGGCAGGGTCTCGGCCATCCAGAACATGGCATATGCCCCGTAGACGACGCCAAAAACCACACCGATGATGAGCAGAGCCAGCGCTCCCTCGATGTCGGCCAGTCCCGCCGCCCAGACGGCCAGCGCTCCGGCGACGCCCAGCACGCAGCAGATGACATACACCGGCAGATACTTCTTCGTCCGCGCCTGACGGCGCTCCGGCGGCTCTGCCGAAAAGGTCAGCGCCTTGCGGATAAGCTCCTCCGTCTCCTCGCGGGTGAAGCGCCGCTCCTCCTCTACCCTGCGGCCCTGCAAAAGCTCGGCCACCGTCGCGTTCAGCTGCTCGGCCAGCGGCACCAGCAGCGAGATGTCGGGCACGCTCTGCCCCGTTTCCCTTAATTAAAGATACCACTTATTAAGTTGTAACCCACGCTTACAATACTTTGACATGATATTTCACAAAAAGCTTTTCTATAACTTATTCAATGTCACAAAATTCAAAGCCACGCTTTATAAACTCTTGATTGCTATTACGGTTAACGATATAATTAGCTTGGACGAATCAATGAGTACGGTTCTCCATGCCGAACGGTTTCGTGAAGCATCAACCTCAGCGTAAACGAGCTTTCATAGTGACTAAGCCACATAGCATAGCTGCTTCCTATGAATAGTTTCACGCACAAAAAGGAGATTTCTCATGGAAACTGAATACCTTGGTAATGCGTATTTAGCCGATGTGACAATCAATTTGGATAAAGGGCACATATTCGAAGCGGAGGTTCTATGAAAGACTATACTGAATGGATAATAGAAGTACTGATATGATGAACGATGCGATTGACCTTTGCTCCTGTTATGAGCCTATTTGTGAACCACCTGTCAATTTACTCGAAGAATGGCAGGATTCGGAGTACGCGGGTCCCGAACCTACTCTTGAGAACACGTCTTACTATGTTAAAGAGCCAGACGGTACGCTCTATTTTTACTGTGGCAACACCAAAATCAAAATGACCGAACATTTCGCAGAAAATGGAAAATCAGTCGGCACACTGCTGGAAGATGTGATTCAGTATTCAGCTAACCGATGCGCCTGATGATAAAAACGAATTGAATCCAGCCCACACTTACGGTATAATGGAAGCAGAAGTATTGTAAGCGTGGGCTGTTTCTTTTAAGAAGGAGGCTCTACTATGAAACAGCCTAACAATACGATGATAACCAATATCTTTAAGTGAGGGATTCTCCCCGCTCCCACTTGCTGACGGCCTTGTCGGACACATACAGCGTCGCGGCAAGCTCCTTCTGGGTCATCCCCTTTTCCCTGCGCAGCTGAGCCAGAAAGCGGCCAAATGCGGCTTTGTCCAGTTCGTACATATCTTCTGCCTCCTTGCGGGCGTCTGCCGCCCTTTTCTGGCCTTATTGTACCGGGCCGCATCCTCCCGCGCAACCGACGGGCGGTAGAATCATCGCTCCTCCGTCTCTTTTATAAAGAAAAAACGCCGCACGGTCTCCCGCGCAGCGCTTCGTATCGTATCGCTTCCCGCCGCAGCCGCCCGAAAGGCCGAGCAACTCGGTAAAATAGCCTTTCAGGCCCGGACAGGCGGCCTGCTCGATCAGGCACGCCCGCCGGGACGGCGCGGGAGCGTCTTATATTCAGGCTTCGAAGACCTTCCTGACCGAAGGGCTGGCCTCGATGATGCGGACCAGCAGGACGCCCAGCACGGTGCAGCTGATCAGCTCGCCGATGCCCACGGAGATGCCGTTGGTGATGCAGGCCAGCCAGAGGGGTGCGCTGGAAGCGGGGTCCGGGAACATCACCGCGATCTCGATGCCGATGATGACGGCGTTGAAGACCACCGGGGGCAGCGAGGCTGCGACGGCCAGACCCTTGAAGCGGATGTTCCGCAGCTTGTAGGTCACGAGGCAGGCCAGCAGGGTGGCCAGCGTGCCGAAGATGACGTCCACGATGGTGGAGCCGAGCAGGTTTGCGAGGAAGCAGCCCAGCACCACGCCGAAGATGTACTCTGCGCCGAACACCGGCAGCAGGCAGAGGGCCTCGGCCACACGCACCTGCACCGCGCCGTAAGAGAACGGCTGCAGCGCCATGCAGAGCACGACGTAGAGGGCTGCGACCATGCCGCAGCGGGCCAGTTTACGGACAGAAAGATTCTGATTCTTCATACTATAACTCCAGCGGTTTGATTTTGACCGCGCAGGGACCGCCAGCCCCTGTGGGTGTGGCCCGGCATGGTTCGAGACACGCCGGG is a genomic window containing:
- a CDS encoding QueT transporter family protein → MKNQNLSVRKLARCGMVAALYVVLCMALQPFSYGAVQVRVAEALCLLPVFGAEYIFGVVLGCFLANLLGSTIVDVIFGTLATLLACLVTYKLRNIRFKGLAVAASLPPVVFNAVIIGIEIAVMFPDPASSAPLWLACITNGISVGIGELISCTVLGVLLVRIIEASPSVRKVFEA
- a CDS encoding YkgJ family cysteine cluster protein; translation: MLKDSQLDLCGRVDFARTAPLLGRDEAFSFACAGCGDCCRGREDIVLSGFDLWRIAARLRLPPQTVARAFCRASIGPVSHLPVLRLAPVKEERNNCPFLTEDHCAIHDAEPLVCALYPLAQEISREGEVRYFLQPTGCGGTVFAARVEDYLARYDVPAREKTDVRWAQTCMELEDVVEPLDAALEPPLRRRMQAKLWQALYFRFDYGQAYLPQLEANLVWLDEALQKLTEYQQRRNAYRKK
- a CDS encoding XRE family transcriptional regulator, translated to MPDISLLVPLAEQLNATVAELLQGRRVEEERRFTREETEELIRKALTFSAEPPERRQARTKKYLPVYVICCVLGVAGALAVWAAGLADIEGALALLIIGVVFGVVYGAYAMFWMAETLPRYYDENRICNFAQGAFHIHIPGVYYNNRNWKHILRAFRVWSMASLVLVPPCTAGAVLFERATGWQVWGAVLVVYIASLFGAIVIPAKRFE